A genomic segment from Bradyrhizobium sp. ISRA430 encodes:
- the rlmJ gene encoding 23S rRNA (adenine(2030)-N(6))-methyltransferase RlmJ, with translation MNYRHDFHAGNHSEVFKHALLCALIDHLQLKPKPICVVDTHAGSGLYDLESPEAMRTGEADRGIRLVYPKRTRALQRYLGVIEHFNPDGLKVYPGSPAIIRHLLRSEDRLVACELEARAAARLKEAMEGDGRVGVHQREGFAAVHTFVPPKERRGLVFLDPPFEKPDELSLAAAALNAAFRKWPTGTYALWYPITGRSQIAKFKKLLIEAVPTFCVEFLAYAKSREGLIGSGLVICNPPWQFEKNVHAICKALVPVFEECGSGYSTEWWVRPR, from the coding sequence ATGAACTATCGTCACGACTTTCATGCAGGCAATCATTCAGAGGTCTTCAAACATGCCTTGCTCTGCGCGCTGATCGATCACCTTCAGTTGAAGCCGAAGCCGATCTGTGTCGTCGACACCCACGCGGGGTCTGGTCTCTATGACCTAGAATCACCCGAAGCTATGCGAACGGGCGAGGCTGATCGTGGAATCCGACTGGTTTATCCAAAACGGACGCGAGCCCTGCAACGATATCTCGGCGTCATCGAGCACTTCAATCCAGACGGGCTAAAGGTTTATCCGGGTTCGCCGGCAATCATACGTCATCTGCTTCGGAGCGAAGATCGCTTGGTCGCCTGCGAGTTGGAAGCCAGAGCAGCCGCGCGGCTCAAGGAAGCCATGGAAGGCGACGGCCGCGTCGGGGTCCACCAGCGAGAAGGATTCGCTGCGGTGCACACGTTCGTTCCACCCAAGGAAAGGCGCGGGCTGGTCTTCCTGGATCCTCCGTTCGAGAAACCGGATGAACTCTCGCTTGCAGCCGCGGCGCTCAATGCGGCCTTCCGTAAATGGCCGACTGGTACTTACGCCCTCTGGTACCCGATCACAGGACGCAGTCAGATCGCCAAGTTCAAGAAACTTCTCATCGAGGCGGTCCCGACGTTTTGCGTCGAATTCCTCGCATATGCGAAGAGTCGGGAAGGACTGATCGGAAGCGGCTTAGTGATCTGCAATCCACCTTGGCAATTCGAGAAGAACGTTCACGCAATCTGCAAGGCTCTCGTGCCGGTCTTCGAGGAATGCGGATCCGGATACTCCACCGAATGGTGGGTCAGGCCGCGCTAG
- a CDS encoding adenylosuccinate synthetase, translated as MPVSVIVGGQYGSEGKGKVALAIARGKGARCVIRVGGTNSGHTIVDECGKPRPFRQLPASVFAKDTIAVLPPGALIDAEIFEREVAELGLGPDRVKVSPFASLISAEDREAERLSGLVDRIGSTGSGTGAALVRRIGRASTVRLAGDEPRLGPYLDDTAQLMRDVLAKGQRIVIEGSQGFGLSVLHGGFYPHATSRDTTAAAFVSEAGLSPLDVDEIVLVLRAHPIRVAGNSGQLEDEMSWKELAIEAGLAEDYRELTTATKKVRRIGRFEVDVVRRAIAANQPTLIVLNHLDYVDPALAKGKRSSLARDFVARVESRIGAAVTMVGFGPDSLEPRSVLEKDGRTQPTSRQSLKAV; from the coding sequence ATGCCTGTCTCAGTAATCGTTGGTGGCCAGTACGGTTCGGAAGGGAAAGGCAAGGTCGCGCTCGCGATTGCCCGCGGGAAGGGGGCTCGCTGCGTCATCCGCGTGGGCGGAACCAACTCAGGGCATACGATCGTCGACGAGTGCGGCAAGCCGCGTCCCTTCCGTCAGTTGCCAGCGTCCGTCTTCGCAAAGGATACGATCGCGGTACTCCCGCCTGGGGCCCTCATCGACGCCGAGATATTCGAGAGGGAAGTCGCCGAGCTCGGGTTGGGGCCGGACCGCGTCAAGGTCAGCCCATTTGCGAGCCTGATCTCCGCGGAGGATCGTGAGGCGGAAAGATTGAGCGGGCTCGTCGATCGGATCGGGTCGACCGGATCGGGAACGGGTGCCGCGCTGGTACGCCGGATCGGCCGGGCCTCAACGGTTCGTCTGGCGGGGGATGAACCGAGGTTGGGGCCTTATCTCGATGATACCGCTCAGCTGATGCGTGACGTTCTGGCCAAGGGGCAACGCATCGTCATCGAAGGATCGCAGGGATTCGGGCTTTCCGTGCTCCATGGAGGCTTCTACCCGCATGCAACCAGTCGGGACACAACAGCCGCCGCGTTCGTCTCGGAGGCTGGTCTGAGCCCGTTAGATGTCGACGAGATCGTGCTCGTCTTGCGCGCTCACCCGATCCGGGTAGCAGGTAATTCTGGCCAGCTCGAGGATGAGATGAGCTGGAAGGAACTCGCGATCGAAGCGGGCCTTGCCGAGGACTATAGAGAGCTTACCACCGCTACGAAAAAAGTCCGTCGTATCGGCCGTTTCGAGGTCGACGTCGTACGAAGGGCCATCGCCGCAAATCAGCCCACCTTGATCGTTCTGAACCATCTCGACTATGTCGATCCTGCCCTCGCCAAAGGCAAGCGAAGCAGCCTTGCGCGCGATTTTGTTGCGCGCGTGGAATCGCGAATTGGAGCAGCGGTGACGATGGTCGGATTCGGACCCGATTCGCTGGAACCGAGATCCGTTCTCGAAAAGGATGGCCGAACTCAACCCACCTCGAGGCAGTCCCTCAAAGCCGTCTGA
- a CDS encoding amidohydrolase family protein, producing MSESMSDFVNACQVVDVHEHHMPEVAHSSDVNLLKLFQQSYAAWTSHVLPSEPKATIEMISSPTEPTTWEALAPFLERSGSNAFVRNLVRGVAELYGVADTGITRDNWEAVDASVRLRHKEATWPSEVIGRAAIGRIVTDPFLDPLMDPRPVLGQSYDAVLRINAFALGWHPESRDHNGNCGHTLLRRLGMEVKTFDDYCDAIRELVAGCSRRNHIALKNALAYDRDLSFDEPNEELARQAWGQSSPSPAARKAFCDFVVDLFCQLAGEADLPVQTHLGTAIISGSHPLRMTGLIERHPRTRFLLMHLAYPWSRDLLGMAFVYRNVWLDLCWSFLLSPSHFKLALHEAIEVLPDDSRMMIGGDCLHVEETFAAIQGARRLIGEVLNEKVANGYFRSRDAKRLAIRILGENAKQFFRLS from the coding sequence ATGTCCGAAAGTATGAGCGATTTTGTGAATGCGTGCCAAGTCGTCGATGTCCATGAACATCACATGCCCGAGGTCGCACACAGCTCGGACGTAAATCTGTTGAAACTGTTCCAACAGAGCTATGCGGCTTGGACGAGCCACGTGCTGCCATCCGAGCCCAAGGCAACGATCGAAATGATATCTAGCCCTACCGAGCCGACCACCTGGGAGGCCCTTGCTCCGTTCCTCGAGAGGAGCGGATCGAACGCATTCGTCCGTAACCTTGTCCGCGGAGTCGCCGAGCTTTACGGCGTCGCCGACACTGGAATCACGCGCGACAACTGGGAGGCGGTAGACGCTTCAGTGCGCTTGCGCCACAAGGAGGCGACATGGCCAAGTGAAGTGATTGGGCGCGCCGCCATCGGAAGGATCGTAACGGACCCTTTTCTCGATCCGTTGATGGATCCGCGGCCGGTCCTTGGGCAAAGTTACGATGCGGTCCTGCGGATTAACGCATTCGCCCTCGGCTGGCACCCCGAATCCCGCGATCATAATGGAAATTGCGGCCATACGTTGCTGCGGCGCCTCGGCATGGAGGTGAAAACCTTCGATGATTATTGCGACGCAATCCGCGAGCTCGTAGCCGGCTGCTCCCGGCGCAATCACATTGCGCTCAAGAACGCACTCGCCTATGACCGGGATCTAAGCTTTGACGAACCGAACGAAGAACTGGCTCGGCAGGCCTGGGGACAAAGTTCGCCATCGCCGGCAGCGCGCAAGGCTTTCTGCGACTTTGTCGTCGACTTGTTTTGTCAACTCGCAGGCGAGGCCGACCTGCCAGTCCAAACTCACCTTGGAACGGCAATCATAAGCGGCTCCCACCCGCTACGTATGACCGGGTTGATTGAGCGTCATCCTCGGACCCGCTTTCTGCTGATGCATTTGGCCTATCCCTGGAGCCGGGACTTGTTGGGAATGGCCTTTGTGTATCGAAATGTCTGGCTTGATCTGTGCTGGTCTTTTCTGTTGAGCCCGTCACATTTCAAGCTCGCCCTGCACGAGGCCATTGAAGTATTGCCAGATGACTCGCGAATGATGATCGGAGGAGATTGTCTTCACGTTGAGGAGACGTTTGCTGCGATACAGGGCGCGCGCCGGTTAATCGGCGAAGTTCTGAACGAAAAAGTCGCGAACGGTTACTTTCGGTCGCGCGACGCAAAGCGCTTGGCGATCAGAATCCTTGGCGAGAACGCGAAGCAGTTCTTCAGACTATCCTGA
- a CDS encoding phage Gp37/Gp68 family protein → MAETQIEWTDATWNPVAGCSIVSAGCTNCYAMEMARRLQAMSVPKYKGLTRRSGKRTVWNGVVREDATALEIPLRWRKPRKIFVNSMSDLFHDRVSEAFILKVWDVMARTPHHHYQILSKRPERMGKFVGSKIRKVLPNVWLGTSVENADVVHRIDHLRSAPAAIRFISFEPLIGFVGPVNLRGIDWAIVGGESGKSARPIREEWIDEIFDRCAVHNTAFFFKQWGTWGKDNKRRSKKANGRIYRDQVWDQMPLAAPLS, encoded by the coding sequence ATGGCCGAGACACAGATCGAATGGACCGATGCCACCTGGAATCCCGTGGCAGGGTGTTCAATAGTCAGCGCCGGCTGCACCAACTGCTATGCCATGGAGATGGCGAGGCGCCTGCAGGCGATGAGCGTCCCTAAATACAAGGGGCTGACTCGTCGAAGCGGCAAAAGAACCGTTTGGAACGGTGTCGTCCGTGAAGATGCGACGGCACTCGAGATTCCCCTGCGCTGGCGGAAGCCGCGGAAGATATTCGTCAATTCGATGTCGGATCTCTTCCATGATCGCGTTTCAGAGGCTTTCATCCTGAAGGTCTGGGACGTAATGGCTCGCACGCCGCACCACCACTATCAGATCCTCAGCAAGCGCCCCGAGCGCATGGGAAAGTTCGTCGGATCGAAAATCCGGAAGGTGTTGCCGAACGTTTGGCTGGGGACCAGCGTTGAAAACGCTGACGTGGTTCACCGCATAGACCACCTGCGATCCGCTCCTGCAGCGATCCGGTTCATATCGTTTGAACCTCTGATCGGCTTCGTCGGTCCGGTGAACCTCAGGGGTATCGATTGGGCTATCGTCGGGGGAGAAAGCGGTAAGTCGGCACGCCCGATCCGAGAGGAGTGGATCGACGAAATCTTCGACCGTTGCGCTGTGCATAATACAGCGTTCTTTTTCAAGCAGTGGGGGACTTGGGGGAAGGACAACAAGCGCCGTTCTAAGAAAGCCAACGGGCGTATCTACCGCGACCAAGTTTGGGATCAGATGCCCCTTGCGGCGCCCTTGTCCTGA
- a CDS encoding ribonuclease H-like domain-containing protein, which produces MFSLFDAEGGNPPTSRTRAVQPVRKSAAPDLNLSPILSRDARVLFLDVETTGLSWFYDEITIIGWAIDGTYKVLVKGEDPAPLLKDLASATVLVTFNGTLFDLRFLQKTFGDLVLPGIHVDLRYLSRRIGLAGGQKRIERELKIDFRNDLDDVDGAAAVLLWHDYLRGSLPALQKLVLYNRSDVLGMAAILDIVMARLNLQRDFWLQPQAFEEIARRIFGQPAPIISDRALQPSVVFRSFASIFSATPAEQARIVGIDLTGSEKRGSGWCVLNGAVAETLTVHTDEEMVGRIIDLKPDLVSIDSPLSLPFGRTVVTDDDPGRQQYGIMRKCERELKRRGVNVYPALLPSMQGLTRRGMLLAARIRSEGVAVIESYPGAAQDIMAIPRKGAGIEYLKRGLSDFGIEGRYFSEDVTHDELDAITAALVGSFFLAGKYEALCGPTEGALIVPKLTDRIDAPLVVGISGRICSGKTTAARMLEEQGFAYTRFSLVIDDEIREAGQTPDRATRQQFGERIHSEKGQRWLCERVLQRVGGHNLIVIDGLRFPEDRAYFVETFGARFIHLHISASDEVRRDRYAEDASVSFESADDQPVEAGIGPLAKLAQIHLTNEGSLSELKQSLDQVISEISKSGKCLSQ; this is translated from the coding sequence TTGTTTTCACTATTCGATGCGGAGGGGGGCAATCCGCCGACCTCGCGGACGCGAGCGGTCCAACCCGTCCGCAAAAGTGCCGCGCCCGACCTCAATCTGTCGCCTATCCTCTCGCGGGACGCTCGAGTCCTATTTCTGGACGTCGAGACCACGGGCCTTAGTTGGTTCTACGACGAGATCACGATCATCGGCTGGGCCATCGACGGCACCTACAAGGTCCTGGTGAAGGGCGAGGACCCGGCCCCCTTGCTCAAGGATCTCGCCTCGGCTACCGTTCTGGTGACTTTTAACGGCACTCTGTTCGATCTTCGATTCCTTCAGAAGACGTTCGGCGATCTGGTGCTGCCGGGGATCCATGTCGACCTGCGTTACCTTTCACGCCGGATCGGACTCGCTGGTGGGCAGAAGAGGATCGAGAGGGAGCTCAAGATCGACTTCCGAAACGATCTCGATGACGTCGATGGCGCTGCAGCCGTGCTTCTGTGGCACGATTACCTGCGCGGAAGCCTGCCGGCGTTGCAGAAGCTCGTCCTGTACAATCGAAGCGACGTCCTTGGTATGGCAGCCATCTTGGACATCGTGATGGCTCGCCTCAATCTGCAGCGTGATTTCTGGCTTCAGCCTCAGGCGTTCGAGGAGATCGCCCGGCGCATCTTCGGTCAACCGGCCCCGATCATCTCGGACCGTGCGCTCCAACCCAGTGTCGTGTTCCGCAGCTTCGCGTCGATCTTCTCTGCTACTCCGGCCGAGCAGGCCCGGATCGTCGGCATCGATTTGACCGGTTCGGAGAAGCGCGGCTCCGGATGGTGTGTTCTAAACGGTGCGGTCGCCGAGACGCTTACGGTGCATACCGATGAGGAGATGGTCGGTCGGATAATCGATCTCAAGCCGGATCTGGTCTCCATCGACTCCCCACTCTCGCTTCCGTTCGGACGCACCGTGGTCACCGACGATGATCCAGGTCGACAGCAGTACGGCATCATGCGCAAGTGCGAACGCGAGTTGAAGCGGCGCGGCGTCAACGTGTATCCGGCGCTGCTGCCGAGCATGCAGGGACTGACAAGGCGCGGCATGTTGCTGGCGGCCAGGATCCGAAGCGAAGGAGTCGCGGTCATCGAAAGCTATCCTGGCGCGGCCCAGGATATCATGGCGATCCCGCGCAAGGGAGCTGGGATCGAATATCTGAAGCGCGGCCTCTCCGATTTCGGTATCGAAGGACGATATTTTTCGGAAGACGTCACGCATGATGAGCTCGACGCAATTACTGCCGCGTTGGTCGGCTCTTTCTTCCTCGCCGGCAAGTACGAAGCACTCTGCGGCCCGACCGAAGGCGCCTTGATCGTGCCGAAGCTGACCGACAGGATCGATGCTCCTCTCGTCGTGGGGATCAGCGGACGCATCTGCTCCGGAAAGACTACCGCCGCCAGGATGCTGGAAGAACAGGGCTTCGCGTACACGCGATTTAGCCTGGTCATAGACGACGAGATCAGGGAAGCGGGACAGACTCCCGATCGCGCGACACGTCAGCAGTTCGGCGAGCGGATCCATAGCGAGAAGGGCCAGAGGTGGCTATGCGAGCGTGTCCTTCAACGCGTGGGAGGCCATAACCTGATCGTGATTGATGGGCTTCGTTTCCCCGAGGACCGGGCGTATTTCGTGGAGACCTTCGGAGCCCGTTTCATCCATCTCCATATTTCCGCATCGGATGAGGTCCGCCGCGACAGATATGCAGAAGATGCATCCGTTTCGTTCGAGTCGGCCGACGATCAGCCGGTCGAGGCCGGTATCGGGCCGCTCGCGAAGTTGGCTCAGATCCATTTGACGAATGAGGGAAGCTTGTCCGAGTTGAAACAGTCGCTAGATCAGGTCATCTCGGAGATCTCGAAGAGCGGCAAATGCCTGTCTCAGTAA
- a CDS encoding three-Cys-motif partner protein TcmP, with product MSGQYAWKLGRRPPVLGEHSLAKHEIFEHYVKIYIDRVTRSPAQTMLNLTIVDGFCGGGLYRSGSKEVDGSPLRLLKAVEAVDEALCAARSKGFDLRVDFFFIDEKRHHIEFLNDVLQKRGYGSRLGRDIFVRKALFQEALPDIVAHIRKKGTAQRSLFFLDQYGWSDVALGTMREVMSSIEKPEILLTFAVDALIDFLSEKTGETQALLNVELEREDVRELTGMRDADGWRYLIQNGLYRHIRDRAGARFYTPFFIRSVEAHRSYWLLHLSNHRQARDEMGKLHWRLNNHFQHHGGAGFHALGFDPSKDLRQGMLTFMFDDDARRRSEAAVLEQLPPMIHSASRAGRGLLVEELFAGNCNDTPVTSEILQKQLVLLRDEGELSIIAPDGSRKPRAKTIGWRDRLFLPEERSLFSRLGF from the coding sequence ATGAGTGGACAGTACGCCTGGAAGCTTGGTCGGCGTCCCCCCGTTCTGGGAGAGCATAGCCTCGCCAAGCACGAAATCTTCGAACACTACGTAAAGATCTACATCGATCGCGTCACGCGAAGCCCGGCTCAGACGATGCTCAACCTGACCATCGTCGACGGCTTTTGCGGCGGTGGGCTCTACCGGTCGGGATCGAAAGAAGTAGACGGATCTCCCCTCCGGCTTTTGAAAGCCGTCGAGGCCGTGGACGAGGCGCTCTGCGCCGCCCGCTCGAAAGGGTTCGATCTGAGGGTCGACTTCTTTTTCATCGACGAGAAGCGTCACCATATCGAGTTTCTCAACGACGTGCTTCAAAAGCGCGGATACGGATCGAGACTTGGGCGGGATATCTTTGTTCGCAAGGCCCTCTTTCAGGAGGCGCTTCCCGATATCGTGGCTCACATCCGCAAGAAGGGCACGGCGCAGCGCTCGTTGTTTTTTCTGGACCAATACGGTTGGAGCGATGTCGCTTTGGGGACAATGCGCGAGGTCATGAGCTCGATCGAAAAGCCGGAAATCTTACTGACGTTCGCGGTCGATGCCCTGATCGATTTCCTTTCGGAAAAGACAGGCGAGACGCAGGCGCTCCTCAACGTCGAACTCGAGCGGGAAGATGTCCGCGAGTTGACAGGCATGCGCGATGCCGATGGTTGGCGCTATCTAATTCAAAATGGTCTCTATCGCCACATTCGCGATCGGGCCGGAGCCCGTTTCTACACGCCCTTCTTTATTCGCTCGGTCGAGGCTCACCGATCATATTGGCTATTGCACCTGTCCAACCACCGGCAGGCGAGGGATGAAATGGGAAAGCTGCACTGGCGGCTGAACAACCATTTCCAACATCATGGCGGGGCCGGTTTCCATGCTCTCGGTTTCGATCCGTCGAAGGATTTGCGCCAGGGCATGCTCACGTTCATGTTCGACGATGACGCTAGAAGGCGTTCGGAAGCTGCAGTCCTGGAACAGCTGCCACCCATGATTCATTCAGCCAGTAGGGCGGGACGCGGCCTCCTTGTGGAGGAGCTATTCGCCGGGAACTGCAATGATACGCCTGTAACTTCGGAAATCCTCCAGAAGCAGCTCGTGCTCCTGCGGGACGAAGGAGAGCTGTCGATTATCGCCCCCGACGGCTCCAGAAAGCCGAGAGCAAAAACGATCGGATGGAGGGATCGCTTGTTCTTGCCTGAAGAGCGATCGTTATTCAGCAGGCTGGGTTTCTGA